Part of the Besnoitia besnoiti strain Bb-Ger1 chromosome Unknown contig00015, whole genome shotgun sequence genome is shown below.
ctctctgcagcgccccctccgcccccctccccctccccacCCTcacagaggccgcggagactcattctgcgtctgcagttGCGTTTGCTTCGCTGCAGGTGCCGCGGATCCTGGGGCCCCTGGTCCTGTGCCTGGAGAAGCTGCCGGAAGTCTACGAGTCCAAGCAGGCGATGCGCAACTACTTCGACAACCAATTTGGcggtctgcatgcgcttcggTGAGAAGCGTTCGCGTGCGGAGAGAAGCTGAGAGCTGCCGCGGGCAcggggaggcgcgcacgGGAAAAGTTGCGCGCCAGGCTGTCGCCAGCCGGCGTCTTCGGGGTTTCAGACGGCGGGGCGAGCGACGTGCTCGGCGCGGAGCTAGAAGAAGAGGGGGACATCCAACCTCCTCGCGGGCTcgagagacagcgcaggCGAGTGTGCGTCTGTGTGTGCGTTGTTTTTCTTCCGTGCAGCAAACGGATTCTGTGCGACTTCTTCCGCCACGCGTTTgacggcagcggaggagacaaTTTCTTTgacgcaggcagctgcaTTGACGGGCGGTTGACTTCGGCGTGGAACTGGTGTTCAACGATTGAGAAGAAGCCTTTCTTCCCTGCGTTCCTTCTCACGGGTTTCCAGGGCTTCGACGGCAAATTCTGAGGTTTTTTCGTTCGTCTTGACAGCAATCCATAGGTTTTTTGACTCGTTTTCTCGTGTCCGCCCTCTTGAGCCCGCAGACCTACGTCTCCAATTTTTTCTCGAGGGTCCACGTCGGGAAGACCCGGGGCGCTGCGTTGAGTGAGCGTCGAGGGTCGCGTTCGCGCAGTTAGAGCGAACGCGGTGGAAACGGTGGCGTTTTATAGGCGCTTCCTCTGTTCCTTTCTCTcggcctgcgggcgccgactTCACCGGAATCCGGAAAAGGCTTGTGACCGAAGACCCTCTTCGTGTTCCATCCCGCGTTGTGCATTACATGCATCCGTTTTCGTATGCCTggtcgcgctgcctctcgtcCTGAACATTCTCCGCCGAGAAAAAGGGTCCTCGaactgctgctgcgcagagtgggcgccttctttccttcttcgcttcgctgcTGTATCTTTGttcttctctgccgctcGACTGGCGCCCGTCTCTCGTCCAGATCCGATTCGCAATCTCGTGGCTCACCCTCACGCTCTGCTCCCGCGTAGGGAGGCCGCACGCGGTCGACGCGAGCGGACATGCTGCTCCACGAAAAAGCAGACTGTACCGTGTAGATAGATAAATGTTGATAGGTAGATATACATTGACACATAGGTATAGATCTGGGCAGGTAGGTAGAGATACATAGATGTAGACATGGACAAGAATGATATAGATATAGGCATGGATAGGTACAGATTTATATATGTTAGATATGAAACAACCACGCCTCAAGAGGGACACGACGCGAGttgaaggcgcgcagctgcagcgcctcgtggGCTCGTGAGGCACGAGGTTTCGGGTAGTCTTAGTGCGAGGCTGTCCGCTTCTTAGTAGGCATTCGCAGCCGAAATCAAACAATTTTAGCCGTCGCAAGCAGTCCAGCGGGTGATGGTTTACTGCAGCCACGAAGAGCTTGGTTGCCTGTATCTCATCGCCGGCGTGCCGCTCACGACGGGGTTCAGAGGTGGAGCAAGAGCTTGGGCAGCTCTGCAGCAGATTGGATGTCCTCCCCCCTAATTTAGCTCTCTCCAGTAGGAAGGCCGTGAAAGCCTTTTATTGCTACGTATTGGGAGGGTAGTACTGTCGAGCGTAGACCAGTGAGCTCCTCTTTGGATGGCGCATCTGCGTTTGTAGTGGTAGAGTCGCGTCGAGATGAAACAAGCGAACGGGTGAGCACGTATAAATTACATAAAATTCAAATAAGATTCATCTGTGGGGCGTGCGtgttcgctgtcgcctgctgGGGGCGCGACGGGTTTCTGGCCGTCAGAGGCACCGATCGTGGGGACTCCCTTCTGCGCGGAGATTTTGTGTTCCATGGCAGCtgtgcggaggaggaggcattCTAGGAAGCTGCATTCTCGGTGGCGTTCTGCTGAGATCGGTGCCGGCAGAAAGACGCGTGTTGAGCGGCGCTCTGAGCCGGGCGAAAGCTTCTGAATGCAACGGTAGGGGcgaccgcagaggcgagtgATTCGCAGTGAGGGACTCCAGCTCGCCGAAAAATAAAATTTGCGCCAGTCTCCATGAAGCGCCATTTCAGCGTGTCTGGGAAGCTCACGGAATATCCGCATGTGAGAAGCAGCCTGTTAAGATTAATCAGGGCATGCGCTAATCCCATGCAGCGCAAATAGATAAAAGTATCTTTTTATTCATAAAAACGTATGTCTTGCATTGCCTCTGTTTCCGATCTAGAAAGATCACATGACGACGGGAGGAAAGGCAGCCCGTGCGCGGCAAGGCACTGAGAGGTATTAGTATATATGCGTCTGTATCCATAGAGATAGAGTTATGTGTCAACATACGAAGTCGAGAACCCTGAATATGGGCGTGAAGTCATTGTAATTTAGCCTTTGTGACGTCGAGTTTTGTGGGGACAATTCTAGCGACGGCAAAATTACGAGCGTCATTCCCCAAATTCTTGTAGACGGAAGAACGGGATGAGTTGGGTCACTGCGACGCATCCACCCTCAGCAAGGCACATGTATTTCCCTCACTCGTCGCCCACGTTCTTTTCCTGCCAAAAACATCGGAGCATCGGTGTCTCCAGACCTAAAAAGCGGTGACATCCCCACCTTCCCCCTTTTCGAGTGACTTCCTTCCGTACGCGAACTGCTCTGAGGCGTTTCGTTCCTCTTTGTTGtccggcgcgtcgaggccgcggagtcCTCCCTCTGTCCTTTGCCTTTTTGGCAACTGGCTCATCGGTACAGCTCGACGGATGCATCGCTGCGTGCGTGGAGTCACACGGCACGAAGCGGTCGCCCGTTGCAACCAGAGCAGGGCCTTCTTcgttcttttttctcttctcggcCTTCTGCCTCGGATCTGCAGCGAgctctgcttctgcctcgtGCTCCTTCAAGCGTCCTCGCatctgcgaggcgacggaagGAGCCTCGCGGTGCCGCTTTGTTGAGGGCTTTTCGAGCATGAGTCGCCAAGAAAAATGTCGCACTCGCTCGCGACTTTCCTTGTCTCCAAGCGGCATTCCGTCCGCGCcacgagcgcatgcgcgtcgccgccgtcgccccacgaagccgcaggggcgcttctttcgccttcacgccgcgcctctgccttctcggCCGCCCGAAGGCgctcggctgccgcagcatcTGGTCTGTGCGACACCGATCCTGAGCCCTCCGCGCAAAagcccgccgtcgcctcgtctACTCCTCGCAGAAGAGGGatcgaggagagcgacgacgaggcagccaGCCCCTGCGGTGGTCtgtcctcgctgccgcctccgccgcttgcTCCAGCGTCCCGCTGCAGCGAGTTAGCAAGAAGTGCATGCACGCTTGCATTCTCCCGCGACACGAGACGACAAGACGAGCTCCTCCTTTCCTCTTCCATCGCATGCGAGAGAAGCTCCCCGCCccgccctccggcgcctctcgccgacgccgccgcatcgacggccggcgctgcgtcgccatCCGTGCTTCTTTGGGCtcgagtctccgccgccccctcgcggcgagcctcgccctctgctgccCCGCGCAGCTGGGCGGTCGCGACCTCGCGCTTGTGCTGAGAGGCTTGGCTTTCgacggcggcctcctcgcgcggcgacaagAGGACAGCAGCCGGCGGGAAGGGCTGAGAACGGGTGAGTCCGTGAGGCAGcactcgcaggcgcggcgcccgctgaaGAACAAGCTCCTCGTTGCGCGAGTCGCCTCGTGGAGGGGTCGACTCTCCACTCTCCGGCAGCTGCCCGCCAGCGAAGCGAGACGAGAGTGAGCATGCCTCCGCCTCAGACGGGCGCCCTTCTggcgaggcgagaagcgaagacgaagcggccgcgacggcaaacagagagagagggattTCGGTCTCTTCCTGTCCGCTGCGATTCGCCTGCGCTCCGGAACCGCCCTCGACgactcggcgtcgctctccgcgcggctccgcctcgctctccacgcGCCCTCTCAGGCTCGCCTTTCCATTTCCCTCGCGAgaaggggaggcggaggctgcctcgacacgctgctgcgcggcctggAAGCAGCTCGTCTTGCGCTGCGTCGACACGgcagggcgacgagacggcgagttctctgcggcggcgacagccagCGAGACGTGCTCGGTGGCGACCGAGGGGCAAGAGGACACCTCGCCGGCGTAagacgcgagggcgagatCTCTTCCGAAAGCGTCCTCCGCGATAGGCGAAGCATCTACAGATCCCACGGAGTGCGCCGATGCGCGTCCGCTGTGGGCGCTTGTCCCCTGCACCGGACTCCCCGCCGGCTCTTCTTCGGTCCTTGCAGCCCCGTTGTTTGCCGGCTGGGCTCCttccctcgtctcctcgctgcccgcctccGGGTGAGCCTCTCgaacggcgcgcgcctggtgGAGACTCGCAGCGGAGTGTCtggcagacgaggaggaaaacgccgagctttgcgcggcgccccgagcgactctctcttcgcttctgctgggcggctgccgcgccaggCAGACAGATGCAGATGCAGGCGAAGCGGACGAGGAAGCAAACGCAGGATCTCGGACGACCCAGCTCGCTCGCAtggcggcgtgcgccgcagaggggagcggcggagatgggcaggcgcgcagaaaCACGTTCGAGGCAGCGGCCGGAGAAACGGAGGCGCCAGATGGAGCGGCAGGGCGGGAGGCAGATggaggagcggcggaggccgcaggggAGGCTTCTGAAGAACACGCagtcgcggaggaagcggcggattgagaggagaggagaagatgaGAAGCAgccgaagccgcagacgtggaggcgacctcgacaggcgacgacggcgggacagcggggggcggggaggcaGAAGATGCCGCTGATGATGATGACAACGAAGGGGCAGGTTGAGTCAACGgggaagcgaagaagggcgagaagaaaccctctccttcttcgttctGGGCTTGCGGGTCGCGGAACGGAGAAGAGGCcggggcgagctgcgcagagggcgacccCATGTAGTAGAGGagggaagaggaaggcgcagagggagccgACGAGGGGAACCAAGACGGCAGGGGTCGCGGGGgccccgagggcgccgaggggactgcggcgtgtgcctcagacgccgcagatgaagcctcggcgcggcgggctcgcccgctgctgcctgctcCCTCTGCGTTCGCGGAGGTCGAGCTCGACGAACCCGCCGAGAAgcacgaaggagacgagggaTGACTGCAGGCGGAGGGTGAAACAAGCTGAGGCGTCTGAGACACGGTGCAGAACGAAGAGAGGTTCGCGGGCGTCGAGCCcgtgcggagacgcgaagagcccgacggaggagacgccaagTCCCACCGAAGACCATTCATCACCTCGAAGCGGCACAGAGGGCAACTTGTGTGGTCCtgagaaaaggaaagggcAAGGCAGCCACGACGTCACATCAACGATGCCCTCGACAGAACACTTGAACAGAAAAACCGAAGTAAAGGCAACAAGAAAGTAGAGGACTCGAGCCCACTGCGGCCCGTGGGCTGGGAAACTGGAGGGGCTACTGCGTCAGAGGGTGCCTCAGCACTCGTGCTCCATCAGAAGGCTACTAACTGTGAGCGGAAGATAGAAAAACGAACAGCGAGAGATTCGAGCTGAATGCGAATGGGAAGAATGGCGGCCTcggaaacaaaaaaaaaattGGACCACACATAAAAGCCACAAAAAACGAATATCTACGGAAAGGAAAAAGACGATATCGGAGGGATGCACAAGGACTCAACAGATCGCGTCCTGCAGTTCTTACGGTGCGATTTTGACTTACGCTCAGCCAGCGCTCGACGCATTCAGCGTGGAAAGCATGAAGGCAAGGCAGCCGCCGGAGCCTGAAAGGGTGAAAGACACAGCCGACGTGTACAATGCAGCTGGATATTGCCGTGCCCTGGGACTGTCGTCCAATCCGTATTCTATCACAAAGGTGAACTGAGCGACGGCAGACAGTCACGAGTCAGTATTTTTTTACGAAAAGGCGTTCGCTGTCTACCGCTTCTCGATTCACGCCGCGAGCTTCTCGCATAGACTGTAATATATTTATTAGGTATCTTCCTAAGGGGGAGAGAAGGCTTCGACTCCATCGCTGGAACCGAGTTAGATACGGCGACAGATCAGCGTCAAACTCTTCTGGAATGAAGCACGAAATGCAGAACGAGAGAATCAAGCTACATCCAGCAGCCAACGTACTATCTTTCGTCTCCTGTGGAAGAAGGGGCGACGATGCGGCTCCTTTTCCTTTCTCGTTCCATGCCATTTCAAGCAGCAAGTTCACGTGTCTCCGCTCAcctttcttcgtcgtcgtaCTCCATCCGACAGATCAGACACTCGCGGAGGTCGGCGCTCAtgcgagccgcgaggcgtgAGTTGAAGGTCTCCTCGGGCAGCCACTGAGCAGAACGGAGATCGAAAAAACGCAGAGGGGATGAGGCTGACATAGGAAGCCGACAAACGTAGCCAGGTGATGCGAAGAATGAAGCAAAAAGGCAGAGAAACTCGACGCAGAAAGCCAGACGGTAGACGGGGGCTCAGAAGCAAAAGAGGGGAGGTTGTGTGGCGCGGCTGGAGGCACCAAccctcggcgtcgagcgaACATGCCGTGGAGCTCCGTGCCTATTGTGGAAATCAAGAAtgaaaggagagaggagaggggcgGCCACGCGAGATGACGGGGGCAAGTCTGAGCTGAGGCAGCAGTCTTTGGGGCGGCTGCCGAGGCGATGATGAAAGTCGTTCTTACCTGTAGAACCCTGGGCGACAACCCGCGAGCTCTGTTGggctcgtcgctgcctcggATCCTGCTGACAGCCTCAAGAGTTTCACGAATCTGGTCGAGCTGCTCCGCAGTGAAGTTCTCGACTACAATCGTCCCGTCCGGCGCTACCGTGACGGAGGGGACGAGCGCAGGATCTCCGTTGGAGTCGCcagtccgcgcgccgccgcggccgcgtcgccgcgtggTGCCTGGGGGCAGCTGTCTCCAGCCGGGGTGGTCGCCCAAGAAGTAGTTTCGCGAAtactgccggcggcgctcgcgtggctgccgattctcctcgccctccgacgacgacgagccgCTTCTCTCCCGGTCTGTGCTGTTGCTCTGCTCGCTCAACCCGACGTCCGACTGGCTTTGACCAGCGGACGCCCAGTTTACGTCTGGACTGCCGAAGAAGGGA
Proteins encoded:
- a CDS encoding zinc finger, C3HC4 type (RING finger) domain-containing protein (encoded by transcript BESB_028250), giving the protein MLPVAYVPPLAPAGVAHAVRSSDAMTAAASLYPASPFLSSVRVVSSASAAGGHLSSGSVVSYSPSFGAAPAFQSAGFCGRSSRAAEPALESAPRVVTVSAANGLVGTSAYAGFPVYSQEGSFLSSHHRPRRASMGFTFTPAGGALQGPMPTQSGSRSSSTSRRRAASSSSSSSSFVRSPRGAARAARGPAERRHSSRHISSLPGATEHSAAASWTYAHPPLEFVPDSRGTRRGSASQCASSGDSIFSRTRHEVALQAVLSSSGSHRSSSRGCPVVAIEESQPLRPAVRRLSVSLEENARDRRGSSSTGARAREGSAQLGSMDRRLRTVSPAPDHVCVPSRGVSVDSPHTGARGQHPSSSRAGGAAHDHAPFSSCLPPLPPASGGVGGGSLEASPRSSLPPRTAICVFGRNSLPPCQSGTLSSFFPPLSAEERRRSCAAAAEARAANRVESGVAEAQTERENFSGRPNGHTRLDGEETDGLMRAGTRGAETARARRATRRETPAPAEALGGREESEGSGELGERMRENAAGEERREREEATDGGSVARVLRRRIHLQTPAAAALAAAESGAGGGEARRGSGGEGGRGRSARSVSREGVRCRDQGSPVRDSVRRQSGERAGGPPGIVGGYTPSSVSFSPAQGWETPLHHHNVPHPSVPTRRSMLPLHSHAAFFPGATAVGAGPGAPGGRASRSRDEASPRSRVRRHSAMSSARVAAPSHSGVSSSGRATDASASLVASSSSASLASARGARLDGRQGGGGVIRGIGTLLYPFFGSPDVNWASAGQSQSDVGLSEQSNSTDRERSGSSSSEGEENRQPRERRRQYSRNYFLGDHPGWRQLPPGTTRRRGRGGARTGDSNGDPALVPSVTVAPDGTIVVENFTAEQLDQIRETLEAVSRIRGSDEPNRARGLSPRVLQWLPEETFNSRLAARMSADLRECLICRMEYDDEERLRRLPCLHAFHAECVERWLSDHTSCPLCRFEVMNGLRWDLASPPSGSSRLRTGSTPANLSSFCTVSQTPQLVSPSACSHPSSPSCFSAGSSSSTSANAEGAGSSGRARRAEASSAASEAHAAVPSAPSGPPRPLPSWFPSSAPSAPSSSLLYYMGSPSAQLAPASSPFRDPQAQNEEGEGFFSPFFASPLTQPAPSLSSSSAASSASPPPAVPPSSPVEVASTSAASAASHLLLSSQSAASSATACSSEASPAASAAPPSASRPAAPSGASVSPAAASNVFLRACPSPPLPSAAHAAMRASWVVRDPAFASSSASPASASVCLARQPPSRSEERVARGAAQSSAFSSSSARHSAASLHQARAVREAHPEAGSEETREGAQPANNGAARTEEEPAGSPVQGTSAHSGRASAHSVGSVDASPIAEDAFGRDLALASYAGEVSSCPSVATEHVSLAVAAAENSPSRRPAVSTQRKTSCFQAAQQRVEAASASPSREGNGKASLRGRVESEAEPRGERRRVVEGGSGAQANRSGQEETEIPLSLFAVAAASSSLLASPEGRPSEAEACSLSSRFAGGQLPESGESTPPRGDSRNEELVLQRAPRLRVLPHGLTRSQPFPPAAVLLSPREEAAVESQASQHKREVATAQLRGAAEGEARREGAAETRAQRSTDGDAAPAVDAAASARGAGGRGGELLSHAMEEERRSSSCRLVSRENASVHALLANSLQRDAGASGGGGSEDRPPQGLAASSSLSSIPLLRGVDEATAGFCAEGSGSVSHRPDAAAAERLRAAEKAEARREGERSAPAASWGDGGDAHALVARTECRLETRKVASECDIFLGDSCSKSPQQSGTARLLPSPRRCEDA